In Anaerolineales bacterium, the following proteins share a genomic window:
- a CDS encoding LCP family protein, whose amino-acid sequence MTRFQKAALSFLIVVAIGLTAASAWIYFTKWQTPLGPPLQLPAQTQLQLAATWTPDPRATNTTLASVNEPVKSPPPGASCGVESVMYLLLIGSDSRGDAYQYGLADVIRIARVDFVNEKVTVLEFPRDLWVEIPDIADNLNGQDHEKLNQSYLYGNPGFGYSADPAQGPGLLARTLALNFGARIDHYAAVNMRTFVNIVNAVGGIDVYLPEPVDGRTAEDLSSRLVFPAGQLHLMGDRALTLARIRIEGGFARAENQNRVLCALRDQLASPEVIEDIPALIQSFQDNVQTDLSPEQISQLACIGTRIEPGDIRFVDFPEELFNVTREYDAVFGKEVSIVKTDFKILREYVTQFNDGAWSSSAGAPENSNGEVPFCP is encoded by the coding sequence GTGACTCGTTTTCAAAAAGCCGCGCTTTCCTTCCTAATCGTCGTTGCTATTGGATTAACTGCCGCCAGCGCTTGGATATATTTCACCAAGTGGCAAACGCCTCTCGGACCTCCCTTGCAACTGCCTGCCCAAACTCAACTTCAACTCGCCGCTACATGGACGCCGGATCCGCGCGCGACCAACACGACGCTTGCTTCCGTTAATGAACCGGTAAAATCACCGCCACCCGGCGCGTCATGCGGCGTAGAATCAGTCATGTACCTCCTGCTCATCGGCAGCGACTCGCGCGGCGACGCGTACCAATACGGGCTGGCGGACGTCATCCGCATCGCGCGTGTGGATTTTGTGAACGAAAAAGTCACCGTGCTTGAATTCCCGCGCGACCTGTGGGTGGAAATACCGGACATCGCCGATAACTTGAACGGACAGGATCACGAAAAATTAAATCAATCCTACCTGTACGGAAATCCCGGTTTTGGCTACAGCGCCGACCCCGCGCAAGGACCCGGCTTGTTGGCGCGCACCCTCGCGCTCAACTTCGGCGCGCGCATTGACCATTACGCGGCAGTCAACATGCGCACGTTCGTCAATATCGTCAACGCGGTAGGCGGCATTGACGTGTACCTCCCCGAACCGGTGGACGGACGCACGGCGGAAGATTTGAGCAGTCGTCTCGTTTTCCCCGCCGGTCAACTTCACCTGATGGGAGACCGCGCGCTCACGCTAGCGCGCATCCGCATCGAGGGCGGGTTCGCCCGCGCGGAGAATCAAAACCGCGTGTTGTGCGCCCTGCGCGACCAACTCGCCAGTCCCGAAGTGATCGAAGATATCCCCGCGCTGATCCAATCATTTCAAGACAACGTTCAAACCGATCTCAGCCCGGAGCAAATCAGCCAACTGGCTTGCATCGGAACAAGAATTGAACCGGGAGATATTCGCTTTGTCGATTTTCCCGAAGAGTTGTTTAACGTGACGCGCGAGTACGACGCGGTCTTCGGCAAAGAAGTGTCCATCGTCAAAACGGATTTCAAAATCCTGCGCGAGTACGTGACGCAATTCAACGACGGCGCTTGGTCATCATCCGCCGGCGCGCCTGAAAACTCGAATGGCGAGGTTCCGTTTTGCCCGTGA
- the rsmA gene encoding 16S rRNA (adenine(1518)-N(6)/adenine(1519)-N(6))-dimethyltransferase RsmA, giving the protein MKNIPHLDASALIKRFGLRADKSLGQNFLQDDFALESIVSAAQIQSTDVVLEIGPGLGSLTRYLAASAREVVAVELDGRLLQPLQAILAPHGNVRIVHGDILKLAPHELIAEQDYIVVANIPYYITSKVIRHLLESEVKPRRIVLTIQKEVAERICAKPGDLSLLALSVQVYGEPRLATRIPAEAFFPKPKVDSAVLCVEIYPSPRVEPEMLDTFFKLTKAGFSQKRKTLRNSLSAGLHISPIQAEELLQQANIESRRRAETLNIEEWQILCQEFKK; this is encoded by the coding sequence GTGAAAAATATTCCGCATCTCGACGCCTCCGCGCTCATCAAACGCTTCGGCTTGCGCGCCGACAAATCGCTCGGGCAAAATTTCTTGCAGGATGATTTCGCGCTCGAGTCGATCGTTTCCGCCGCGCAGATTCAATCAACGGATGTCGTGCTGGAGATCGGACCGGGCTTGGGAAGTTTGACTCGCTACTTGGCGGCTTCTGCCCGCGAAGTCGTTGCGGTCGAACTCGACGGGAGACTGCTTCAACCTCTTCAAGCGATTCTCGCCCCGCACGGCAATGTCCGCATAGTGCATGGCGATATTCTCAAACTCGCGCCGCACGAGTTGATCGCCGAGCAAGATTACATCGTCGTTGCGAATATTCCGTATTACATCACGTCAAAAGTCATCCGTCATTTACTCGAAAGCGAAGTCAAACCGCGCCGCATTGTGTTGACGATTCAAAAAGAAGTCGCCGAACGGATTTGCGCCAAGCCCGGCGACCTGAGCCTGCTCGCGTTGAGCGTGCAAGTCTATGGCGAGCCGCGCCTCGCGACGCGCATCCCTGCGGAGGCGTTCTTCCCCAAACCCAAAGTAGACTCGGCTGTGTTGTGCGTGGAAATTTATCCATCCCCCAGGGTCGAACCTGAAATGCTCGACACATTTTTCAAGTTAACTAAAGCGGGTTTCAGCCAAAAGAGAAAGACGTTGCGTAATTCGCTCTCCGCCGGGCTGCACATTTCCCCCATACAAGCGGAAGAATTACTTCAACAAGCCAACATCGAGTCGCGCCGCCGAGCAGAGACGTTGAACATAGAAGAGTGGCAAATTTTGTGTCAGGAATTTAAAAAGTAG
- a CDS encoding response regulator: protein MADAKAKILIVEDDLDIAEMLNAYFRVQGYEVFTVNWGEDGVRAAQTVLPNLVILDIRLPDIDGFEVARRIRTDRRTHEIPIIFLTEKRDRLDRLQGFEVGADDYITKPFDVQELRLRVRNALKRVSQSSLTNPVSGLPEGALVEERLNDVVHKSGLSLLHISILNLQAFRDAYGFVASDDVLRAISLMIQNTLKETGSPEDFLGHLGPSDFVVVLSPATLLPFQDKIKSRLEQSLDYFYPLSDREQASKKANRLAIHVFEMPSVYGKYSSVDQLKKELLSRS, encoded by the coding sequence GTGGCAGACGCCAAGGCAAAGATACTCATCGTTGAAGACGATCTAGATATCGCAGAAATGTTGAACGCGTATTTTCGCGTTCAGGGATATGAAGTCTTCACCGTCAACTGGGGGGAGGACGGCGTGCGCGCGGCTCAAACGGTTTTACCCAACCTCGTCATTCTTGATATTCGCTTGCCCGATATTGACGGCTTTGAAGTGGCGCGGCGCATTCGCACGGATCGTCGCACGCATGAAATTCCCATCATCTTCCTCACCGAAAAAAGGGATCGCTTGGATCGTTTGCAGGGCTTCGAAGTCGGCGCAGACGATTACATTACCAAGCCCTTCGATGTGCAGGAACTACGCCTGCGCGTTCGCAATGCCTTGAAACGCGTCAGTCAATCGTCTCTGACCAACCCTGTGAGCGGACTCCCTGAGGGCGCGCTGGTGGAAGAACGCCTCAATGATGTCGTCCACAAAAGCGGATTGTCGCTGCTTCATATTTCGATCCTGAATCTGCAGGCGTTTCGAGATGCGTATGGCTTCGTCGCGTCGGACGATGTGTTGCGCGCCATCAGCCTAATGATCCAGAACACATTGAAAGAGACCGGCTCACCGGAGGATTTTCTCGGTCATCTCGGACCCTCGGATTTTGTGGTTGTGCTTTCGCCGGCAACATTGCTTCCTTTTCAGGATAAGATCAAGTCCCGCCTCGAACAATCGCTGGATTATTTCTACCCGCTCAGCGACCGCGAACAAGCCTCGAAAAAAGCGAATCGGCTCGCCATTCACGTTTTTGAGATGCCATCGGTATATGGAAAATATTCAAGCGTGGATCAGCTCAAGAAGGAATTGTTGAGCCGGAGTTAG
- a CDS encoding 4-vinyl reductase, with protein sequence MSPVQKAGLYYPNKFGLITIKSLEEVMGKNGLNAILNLAGMNNYIENYPADNLDKGFDFGELSAIGSALEDMYGPRGGRGLALRAGRATFSDALKNFGALAGAADLAFVVLPLQAKLKIGIPAVAKIFSQLSDQHSTVEEKDTEFIYTIHKCPVCWGRTNADKPVCYLATGLLQEALKWVSGGSEFRVNESKCVAVGDAVCEFVIQKEPIT encoded by the coding sequence ATGAGTCCCGTTCAAAAGGCTGGTCTGTATTACCCGAATAAATTTGGTCTGATCACCATCAAATCCCTCGAAGAGGTGATGGGAAAAAACGGCTTGAATGCCATCCTCAACCTCGCGGGGATGAATAACTACATCGAAAACTATCCTGCCGATAATCTCGACAAAGGATTCGACTTCGGCGAGCTTTCTGCGATCGGCTCCGCGCTGGAGGATATGTACGGTCCACGCGGCGGACGCGGTCTTGCGCTTCGTGCCGGACGGGCGACCTTCTCAGACGCCTTGAAGAATTTCGGCGCCTTAGCCGGCGCGGCAGACCTTGCCTTCGTTGTGCTTCCTCTTCAAGCCAAATTGAAGATCGGCATACCCGCAGTTGCAAAAATATTTTCGCAGTTAAGCGACCAGCACAGCACGGTCGAAGAGAAAGACACCGAGTTCATTTACACGATTCACAAATGCCCGGTGTGTTGGGGCAGGACGAATGCTGATAAACCGGTCTGCTATCTCGCGACAGGATTGTTGCAGGAAGCGTTGAAATGGGTTTCCGGCGGGAGCGAATTCCGCGTCAACGAATCCAAGTGCGTAGCCGTCGGCGATGCGGTTTGTGAATTTGTCATCCAAAAAGAACCGATCACCTAA
- a CDS encoding roadblock/LC7 domain-containing protein: MSKSRTQQMVDRLRELQASSPDIEASAVVSVDGLSIASALPQGVEEDRVSAMSAAMLSLGERIATELGRGSLEQVYIKGEKGYVVLMSVGEEAVLTALAREQAKLGLIFLDMRRAAEDLAKLI, from the coding sequence TTGTCCAAGTCACGCACACAACAAATGGTGGATCGTCTCCGCGAATTACAAGCCTCGTCGCCCGACATCGAAGCTTCAGCCGTGGTCAGCGTGGACGGTCTGAGCATCGCATCGGCTTTGCCGCAAGGGGTAGAAGAGGATCGCGTTTCCGCCATGTCTGCCGCGATGTTGTCGCTCGGCGAACGCATCGCAACCGAATTGGGGCGGGGTTCGCTTGAGCAAGTGTATATCAAAGGCGAAAAAGGTTATGTTGTGTTGATGTCCGTTGGGGAAGAGGCGGTTCTTACCGCGTTGGCGCGCGAACAGGCGAAGTTGGGTCTGATCTTTCTCGATATGCGCCGCGCCGCGGAAGACCTCGCAAAACTGATCTAA
- a CDS encoding L,D-transpeptidase codes for MKKLLLVLPLFILSLSLDPRASAFAQTAIESDSGAVVCAPDVYLADPGDCLPLGPSVYITEMSKLGLTFPPRPLSVRKPDFNLTQLPYRYFHLNDDYVPVLDSPAGNEIGTPYALGFVYVTYIDRVDTGHGIYYMLPNGGWIPGKGARVSEVSSYQGLEIKSTPVNAFGWSFEYIPIKRAPGYFTPETGLFINPLTDLFQVYDTANVDGADWNLIGPNQWVEARKVAVVTPNTTAPEGVTNGRWIDVNLAEQTLAVYDNNELVFAAVIASGLEPFWTRPGLFQIYQKKEIETMRNNDPTDFYYLDNVPWTMYFDNARALHGAYWRTRFGYPQSHGCINLSVGDSHWLFNWAHEGDWVYVHDPSGLTPTDPALYHDWAY; via the coding sequence ATGAAAAAACTTCTTCTCGTTCTGCCCCTATTCATCTTAAGTTTGAGCCTCGACCCACGCGCTTCTGCATTCGCGCAAACAGCCATCGAGTCAGACAGCGGAGCGGTCGTCTGCGCGCCGGACGTGTACCTCGCGGATCCCGGCGATTGTCTTCCGCTTGGACCCTCTGTTTACATCACGGAAATGTCGAAACTGGGACTCACATTTCCGCCTCGCCCCCTCTCGGTTCGCAAACCGGACTTCAACTTGACTCAGCTCCCCTACCGCTACTTCCACCTCAACGATGATTATGTGCCAGTATTAGACTCGCCCGCCGGAAATGAGATTGGCACGCCTTATGCGCTGGGCTTTGTATACGTCACCTACATTGACCGCGTAGACACCGGGCACGGCATTTACTACATGCTCCCAAATGGAGGTTGGATTCCCGGCAAAGGCGCGCGCGTATCCGAAGTTTCCTCCTACCAAGGGCTAGAGATCAAATCCACGCCGGTCAACGCCTTTGGCTGGTCGTTCGAGTACATTCCCATCAAACGCGCGCCCGGCTATTTCACGCCGGAAACAGGCTTATTCATCAACCCGCTCACCGATCTTTTTCAAGTGTACGATACCGCAAACGTAGACGGCGCAGACTGGAATCTGATCGGCCCAAACCAATGGGTGGAAGCGCGCAAAGTTGCCGTTGTCACGCCGAATACCACCGCTCCCGAAGGCGTAACTAATGGTCGCTGGATTGATGTCAACTTAGCCGAACAAACTCTTGCCGTCTACGATAACAATGAACTGGTCTTCGCCGCCGTCATCGCCAGCGGGCTCGAACCATTCTGGACGCGTCCCGGTCTCTTCCAGATCTATCAAAAGAAAGAGATCGAAACGATGCGCAACAACGACCCGACCGATTTTTATTACCTCGATAACGTGCCGTGGACGATGTATTTCGATAACGCGCGCGCCTTGCACGGCGCGTACTGGCGCACGCGTTTTGGGTACCCGCAATCACACGGGTGTATCAATCTTTCCGTCGGCGATTCGCATTGGCTATTCAACTGGGCGCACGAGGGAGATTGGGTCTACGTCCACGACCCATCGGGGTTAACTCCCACCGACCCGGCGCTGTATCATGACTGGGCATATTGA